One genomic region from Alosa alosa isolate M-15738 ecotype Scorff River chromosome 12, AALO_Geno_1.1, whole genome shotgun sequence encodes:
- the st8sia3 gene encoding sia-alpha-2,3-Gal-beta-1,4-GlcNAc-R:alpha 2,8-sialyltransferase → MVRIISVLGLIMFSVALLILSLISYVSIKKDFIFTAPKYANSGGPRMYMFHAGFRSQLAMKFLDPAFTSLNTALNEDLQGKSSNWKFNRTAYIQQSKDIAQYIDVPHNFTLTKGSVRVGQLMHYDYSSHKYVFSIGENFRSLLPEISPILNKRYNTCAVVGNSGILTGSRCGPEIDKFDFVFRCNFAPTEVFRKDVGRHTNLTTFNPSILEKYYNNLLTIQDRNNFFLSLKKLDGAILWIPAFFFHTSATVTRTLVDFFVEHKGQLKVQLAWPGNIMQYVNRYWKNKQLSPKRLSTGILMYTLASSLCDQIHLYGFWPFGWDPNTGKELPYHYYDKKGTKFTTKWQESHQLPTEFKLLFKMHTEGLLKLTLSHCA, encoded by the exons ATGGTCCGCATAATCAGTGTGCTGGGTCTGATCATGTTCAGTGTGGCGCTGCTCATACTGTCATTGATCAGCTACGTGTCAATAAAAAAAGATTTCATCTTCACGGCCCCAAAATACGCAAATTCGGGTGGGCCGCGGATGTACATGTTCCATGCCGGATTTCG GTCCCAGTTGGCTATGAAGTTCCTGGATCCAGCTTTTACATCACTCAACACTGCCCTGAATGAAGATCTGCAGGGCAAGTCATCCAACTGGAAGTTCAATAGGACTGCATATATACAGCAAAG CAAAGACATTGCTCAGTACATTGATGTTCCGCACAACTTCACCCTCACCAAAGGCAGTGTGCGCGTGGGGCAGCTGATGCACTATGACTACTCCAGCCACAAGTACGTCTTCTCCATCGGGGAGAACTTCCGCTCGCTGCTGCCCGAGATCTCTCCCATCCTCAACAAGCGCTACAACACCTGTGCCGTAGTGGGAAACAGTGGCATCCTGACAGGCAGCCGCTGTGGACCCGAAATCGACAAGTTTGACTTTGTCTTCCGCTGCAACTTTGCTCCGACGGAGGTGTTCCGCAAGGACGTTGGCCGACACACCAACCTGACCACCTTCAACCCCAGCATCCTGGAGAAGTACTACAATAACCTGCTGACCATCCAGGACCGCAACAACTTCTTCCTCAGCCTGAAGAAACTGGACGGGGCCATTCTCTGGATTCCGGCTTTCTTCTTCCACACATCAGCTACGGTCACTCGCACCCTGGTGGACTTCTTTGTGGAACACAAGGGCCAGCTGAAGGTGCAGCTCGCCTGGCCAGGCAACATTATGCAGTACGTCAATCG ATACTGGAAAAACAAGCAGCTGTCTCCCAAGCGTCTGAGCACGGGCATCCTGATGTACACGCTGGCCTCTTCGCTCTGCGACCAGATCCACCTGTATGGCTTCTGGCCCTTCGGCTGGGACCCCAACACGGGCAAGGAGCTGCCCTACCATTACTACGACAAGAAGGGCACCAAGTTCACCACCAAGTGGCAGGAGTCCCACCAGCTGCCCACCGAGTTCAAGCTGCTCTTTAAGATGCACACGGAAGGGCTCCTGAAACTAACACTGTCCCACTGTGCCTAG